From the genome of Diabrotica virgifera virgifera chromosome 8, PGI_DIABVI_V3a:
CGGAGATGGAAAAGTACAAGATTCAATGGAAAGATCAAGGAGCAATAGTAAAAAGTAAATATACAATGTTTTATTCCGGAAATACCAAAAAAGAACATAATGGTACAGCCTTCGTAATTAGCAGCAAACTAAGGGACAAGATGAAACATTTCAAAACAATATGTGGAAGAATATCTTATGTCAGAATAAAGAACAAGCAATCTAATTTAACATTGATTAATGCATATATGCTCCTACAAAGAATGCGAAAGAAAAAGACAGAAACGATTTTTACGAGAAACTCGAAGATATATATGAAAATATACCCAATAATGACATATTCGGTCGCTGGTAAGGAAACTCTCCACACTATTACGAATACTAATGGGAGAATGCTTTGTAACCTAGCAGAAGCAACAGACACATTTATAATGAGCACACACTTCAAACACAAAAACGAACATAAGATAGCATGACTAATACCACGATCAACAGAAGGTAATCAAATCCATCATATTTTGATTTCAAAAAAGTGGAGGAGAACAATTTAAGATAGGGATgtgaaaaacctaccggttttaaccgaaaaccggtttttttactccgCAAtgaccggttttaccggttgttttttcgtcccggttataaccggttttttctttttaaagtaacaaccggttattaggtttttacggtgattaggattaggttaggtataattttggatcccaatcataattattattctcaagtaattattccaaacaaaaccataattcaaattttatttcataaatacagaagcaaactgaaagtacaaattcacatcagccagaaacaattaagttttattataatatttcgttgaaaaggtatttgtaatcataatatttacataagaagtgatctggttgaagtagacgcaaacatcatctatttttcacacttgactcttgacattgaaagtaggtgaatgactttttctgattaccaaaaataatgttctgactatgaatatcgaattaccgattacgaatacggatctccaaggatttccctacgttttcaaaacgatacacccatacaggaagtattaaataagttaaaatgtacctattatacaaaaatatacaaacgtgttaaaagaaatacatgataattttttttgatggtggtaaaaataaaagataaattgcatgtaaagaaaaactattgtttatttttctttaatagcttttcttttaatatttatttatattctcattttgttacgccactgtcaaaacattaagttcttctttttatttttatgttgacTTATGACGTGTGAGGTGTTTTGACAGTGACAATTAATTAATTTCGATGATTGAAATATTTGTTACCTGCTGAGCATTATAAACTAAAATCTAGAATATAAGCTTtaaatgttgtttctttttcttaCAGGTAACGTTTTTGTAAATCGttaatattgtacataaaataataaagttcCTTTTTCTTACAGAGAGAAACACAATTGAGTTTTTTATTCACCAAAAGTTTGATGGTTAAAAACATTATTACAAAACAACATTTTTGCtgatagaaatataataattttccaTTATAAAATGGCAAAACTGAGATTTGAATTTACCGTTAAATCATTGCAGactgatacaaaaacaaatatcatCAGGATCACCTCAATTGAGACTGAGGAAAATGAAATTTTTTCAATACCTAATGATATGCAAAATATTTCCTATCATAAAAAAATCCAGACGACAGCAGCTTTTGAGAAAGTAAAACGGGTTCTAACAAAACGGGGCACTACAAGAAAAGTTTGGATCGCAGATGAAgatattttgaaagtttatatggaCGAATATGGGAATATACAATTCAATGATTTTCTCTTAGAACAACAAAGCATTCAAGGGAGAGAATCTTTAACATCCACACCTGGTATCTCACTAGATACGTTAGAACAGATCTTAGAGAGAGTATCAAAGTCAAATGAAACACAATGTATTGaatcctttaataaaaaaaagtatcagaACAATTTGTGATAGAAAAATTTACAGGAAAAAATGTGAGTGTTTTACAATGGATGGAAACATTTGAAAATGAGTGCACAAGATTgcaaatagataaaaatactgaaaaaattgaaattctaAGACTATTTTTAGAAGGATCATGTGTGGATTGGTACAGGTCAATGCTTATAAAATATTCAATAAATTCTGATTGGGATGAATGGAAAAACAAATTTTGTGATACCTATGCAGACAAAGGGTGGACTCCAGTGAGGTATGCGTTTGAGTTCAAATACATGAATGGTTCTTTATTAGAATATGCTCTTAAAAAGGAAAGACTCTTACTACAAATAAACAAGTcattgaataaaaaaattatgattgatTTGATAGCTATTGGACTCCCAAATTATATTGCTGATAGAATTGATAGAGACACTTTGAAAGAAACGGAAGATCTCTTCAATGGAATTAGAGGTCTAGAACACTTGATAAAAATGAAGACTTCAGAAAAAAAAGAAATACcatactttaagaaaaaacaagcCTGCAAAATTTGTGAAAAAGAAGGAAAAGGTTTACGTTATCATCTGGAATCAAGTTGCTGGTACAAAAGCAAAAGTGAAGTCCCGAAAAATCAAGAGGTAAGAACTGTCAACAACCATAAACTAGAATTAGAATTAAACGAaacaaatccaaaaaactgttaaTTCCACCACTAATTAGAATCAAGTTACTATTAAATGACACTTTAGAGATCTATGGAGTATATGACTCAGGATCAAATATATCATTGATTAATGCAAACTTATTACAGATAAAGGCACATAATAGAGGTGACCTTCAAATAGTAAACTTGAGGACAATTAATGGTGTGAAAAAAACAAATGGTATAGTAACACTTAAGATAAAAATCTATGACATTGAAAAAAAATGGATGTATTTATTGTAGATGATGAAAATttcaattatgattttttaattgGGTTAGATTGTATTAAAAGTTTTAGATTAATTCAAAATGAGGATCTAAGGATCACACAATGCAACAGCtctaaagaaattgaaaatgtgtcAACTATTGATAAAGTAAGCATTCCTGACTTTCCAGGTAACATATATTTAAATGCAACTAAAGAAAAATTAATGATATattcaaatatgaaataaattttaatgagAGTAAAAATACTGACAATTTTGAAATAGCAATTAATCATTTAGATTTAAATCAGCAATCAGAAATTGAacaattgattaataaatataaatcagCATTTGCTAAAGACAAATATGATGTAGGTACTATAAGAGAGTATGAAGCTCATATTGACTT
Proteins encoded in this window:
- the LOC126890000 gene encoding uncharacterized protein LOC126890000, whose translation is METFENECTRLQIDKNTEKIEILRLFLEGSCVDWYRSMLIKYSINSDWDEWKNKFCDTYADKGWTPVRYAFEFKYMNGSLLEYALKKERLLLQINKSLNKKIMIDLIAIGLPNYIADRIDRDTLKETEDLFNGIRGLEHLIKMKTSEKKEIPYFKKKQACKICEKEGKGLRYHLESSCWYKSKSEVPKNQEVRTVNNHKLELELNETNPKNC